The following are encoded together in the Solenopsis invicta isolate M01_SB chromosome 14, UNIL_Sinv_3.0, whole genome shotgun sequence genome:
- the LOC105207669 gene encoding pre-mRNA-splicing factor 38B isoform X1, translating into MQMQEAEGADGSPWNNSSGCDDERKPAPKEGKKSNVLPLWGNERTMNLNPLILTNIQSSHYFKVNLYELKTYHEVIDEIYYKVSHLEPWEKGSRKTAGQTGMCGGRFMQVRGVGAGGIVSTAYCLLYKLFTLRLTRKQLNGLINHPDSPYIRALGFMYIRYTQPPADLFSWYSDYLEDEEELDVKAGGGQTMKMGDILKQFLTKLEWFSTLFPRIPVPIQKDLELRLAERFPQQQVNARNAKPPITLNSHGKYGNKDGRKDNGNLTTRNQQPRHIPDSETQWGEAERMSQWRARNDEDRKDKNRERDRERERLRERDRGERVRDRDRERDRYSKRSSSRDRNRRQKDHRSRSRDRSYRDRSRDCHRDRDRHRDRRGSPYDYATELARERERQRREKE; encoded by the exons ATGCAGATGCAGGAGGCCGAGGGTGCAGACG GATCCCCATGGAATAATTCCAGTGGCTGCGATGACGAACGTAAGCCAGCCCCAAAGGAGGGTAAAAAGTCAAATGTGTTGCCATTATGGGGCAATGAACGGACTATGAACTTGAATCCTTTGATTCTCACCAACATACAGTCGTCACATTATTTCAAGGTGAATCTATATGAGCTCAAGACTTATCATGAGGTGATCGACGAGATCTATTATAAGGTCTCTCACCTAGAACCATGGGAGAAAGGCAGCAGAAAGACCGCGGGTCAAACCGGCATGTGTGGAGGC CGGTTCATGCAGGTACGAGGCGTGGGAGCTGGCGGAATTGTTTCCACGGCGTATTGTCTGCTGTACAAACTCTTCACGCTGAGGCTAACCAGGAAACAGCTGAATGGACTTATTAATCATCCAGACTCGCCCTACATACGCGCTCTAGGATTCATGTATATTAG ATACACACAGCCACCGGCAGACTTGTTCAGCTGGTACAGCGACTACCTGGAGGACGAGGAGGAACTAGACGTAAAGGCGGGCGGCGGGCAGACGATGAAAATGGGCGACATTCTTAAACAGTTCCTTACCAAACTCGAATGGTTCTCCACGTTGTTTCCGCGGATACCGGTACCCATTCAGAAGGACTTGGAGCTACGACTGGCCGAGCGTTTTCCGCAGCAGCAAGTAAACGCGCGAAACGCTAAACCGCCGATCACTCTTAATAGTCACGGCAAATACGGTAACAAGGATGGCCGTAAGGACAACGGTAATTTGACGACGCGTAACCAGCAACCCCGACATATCCCTGACAGCGAGACTCAGTGGGGCGAGGCCGAGCGTATGAGCCAGTGGCGTGCCAG AAACGATGAGGATCGTAAGGACAAGAATAGAGAGCGCGATCGAGAGCGCGAGAGGTTGCGAGAGCGTGATAGAGGAGAAAGAGTTCGCGATCGAGATCGCGAAAGAGACAGGTATAGCAAAAGGTCCAGTAGTCGTGATAGAAACAGAAGACAAAAGGATCATAGAAGCCGTAGCAGAGACAGGTCGTATAGAGATCGAAGCAGGGACTGCCATCGTGACAGAGATCGACATCGGGATAG aaGAGGCTCGCCGTACGACTACGCTACAGAATTGGCAcgcgaacgtgagaggcaacgAAGGGAAAAGGAATGA
- the LOC105207670 gene encoding glycosaminoglycan xylosylkinase isoform X2, which translates to MIGRRCALFALSILLILVLSVNLYFIRMIVESSSSHRQYGKNFPEPKARQDLSTSRFNDKDSQLQLRSIARDISEKVKEEIRTLPSKYFKQNTSYTLVLERLLAELTIMPNVREDIWNIPNNNWPDAHQLIPPAAPELGTILEVLRRSRVVRADNAPLGTQLKLMLNLENDVKALFKPQWYSRDTVLQGPVYHGKDRHNAEVVAFHLSSLLALRRVPLAIIRKLDLKREVGNRATPALYATMYQEGNDTCLYGVCHYCSPADPVCGTGDVLEGALIFWLPRYLRLVKHRHPWQRTYKRNKLAAWELDEGYCDKVKDSKAYSPQSSSRLLDLIDTAIFDFLMDNGDRHHYELAQNNFHNPAVLLIDNGKSLGNPDVDHLDILAPLYQCCMIHKTTWDRLRLFSGGSLSIALNKLLAYEAEMSGVSPLITKAHLSAMDRRLLTVYAVIENCLKKNKYVSNVIFDHR; encoded by the exons ATGATTGGCCGACGTTGCGCTCTATTCGCCTTGAGCATCCTTTTGATCTTGGTCCTCAGTGTAAACCTCTACTTCATCCGAATGATCGTCGAGAGTTCTTCTTCGCATAGGCAATACGGGAAAAATTTTCCAGAACCCAAAGCCAGACAAGATCTCTCCACCTCGCGATTCAACGATAAAGATTCGCAGCTGCAATTGAGGTCAATTGCAAGGGATATAAGCGAGAAAGTCAAAGAGGAGATTCGTACGCTGCCCTCCAAGTATTTTAAACAGAATACCAGCTACACTCTCGTTTTGGAACGATTGCTGGCCGAGTTGACGATAATGCCAAATGTCCGTGAAGATATCTGGAATATTCCCAATAATAAt TGGCCGGATGCACATCAGCTGATTCCGCCGGCAGCACCGGAATTGGGGACCATTTTGGAAGTTTTACGAAGATCTAGAGTGGTCCGTGCGGATAATGCTCCGCTAGGTACACAGCTGAAGCTTATGCTTAATCTCGAGAATGATGTAAAAGCGTTATTTAAACCGCAATGGTACTCCAGAGATACTGTTTTGCAAGGACCAGTGTACCACGGCAAGGATCGCCATAATGCTGAAGTGGTGGCTTTTCATTTATCATCCTTGTTAGCACTGCGAAGAGTACCACTTGCCATCATTCGAAAAc TTGACCTGAAACGAGAGGTTGGCAACCGCGCGACGCCGGCGTTATACGCAACCATGTATCAAGAGGGTAATGATACATGCCTATACGGCGTTTGTCATTATTGTTCTCCAGCCGATCCTGTCTGCGGAACGGGGGACGTATTGGAGGGTGCCCTCATTTTTTGGCTTCCGCGATATTTAAGACTGGTCAAGCATCGTCATCCTTGGCAGCGGacttataaaagaaacaaactTGCTGCGTGGGAACTAGACGAGGGCTACTGTGATAAA gTAAAAGACTCCAAGGCCTATTCACCGCAATCGTCGAGTAGACTCTTGGATTTAATCGATACAGCGATCTTTGACTTCCTTATGGACAATGGTGATCGACATCATTATGAACTCGCACAGAACAATTTCCACAATCCCGCGGTGCTGCTGATCGATAATGGAAAAAGCTTAGGCAATCCTGATGTGGATCACTTGGACATATTGGCACCTCTCTACCAGTGCTGCAT GATTCATAAAACTACGTGGGATAGATTGCGATTATTTAGTGGTGGATCTCTAAGCATCGCGTTAAATAAACTCTTAGCATATGAAGCTGAAATGTCAGGTGTTTCTCCACTTATCACGAAGGCGCACTTGAGTGCCATGGATAGAAGACTGCTTACTGTTTACGCTGTAATAGAAAATTGCTTGAAGAAGAACAAATACGTTTCTAATGTGATCTTCGATCATCGATAG
- the LOC105207669 gene encoding pre-mRNA-splicing factor 38B isoform X2 translates to MQMQEAEGADGSPWNNSSGCDDERKPAPKEGKKSNVLPLWGNERTMNLNPLILTNIQSSHYFKVNLYELKTYHEVIDEIYYKVSHLEPWEKGSRKTAGQTGMCGGVRGVGAGGIVSTAYCLLYKLFTLRLTRKQLNGLINHPDSPYIRALGFMYIRYTQPPADLFSWYSDYLEDEEELDVKAGGGQTMKMGDILKQFLTKLEWFSTLFPRIPVPIQKDLELRLAERFPQQQVNARNAKPPITLNSHGKYGNKDGRKDNGNLTTRNQQPRHIPDSETQWGEAERMSQWRARNDEDRKDKNRERDRERERLRERDRGERVRDRDRERDRYSKRSSSRDRNRRQKDHRSRSRDRSYRDRSRDCHRDRDRHRDRRGSPYDYATELARERERQRREKE, encoded by the exons ATGCAGATGCAGGAGGCCGAGGGTGCAGACG GATCCCCATGGAATAATTCCAGTGGCTGCGATGACGAACGTAAGCCAGCCCCAAAGGAGGGTAAAAAGTCAAATGTGTTGCCATTATGGGGCAATGAACGGACTATGAACTTGAATCCTTTGATTCTCACCAACATACAGTCGTCACATTATTTCAAGGTGAATCTATATGAGCTCAAGACTTATCATGAGGTGATCGACGAGATCTATTATAAGGTCTCTCACCTAGAACCATGGGAGAAAGGCAGCAGAAAGACCGCGGGTCAAACCGGCATGTGTGGAGGC GTACGAGGCGTGGGAGCTGGCGGAATTGTTTCCACGGCGTATTGTCTGCTGTACAAACTCTTCACGCTGAGGCTAACCAGGAAACAGCTGAATGGACTTATTAATCATCCAGACTCGCCCTACATACGCGCTCTAGGATTCATGTATATTAG ATACACACAGCCACCGGCAGACTTGTTCAGCTGGTACAGCGACTACCTGGAGGACGAGGAGGAACTAGACGTAAAGGCGGGCGGCGGGCAGACGATGAAAATGGGCGACATTCTTAAACAGTTCCTTACCAAACTCGAATGGTTCTCCACGTTGTTTCCGCGGATACCGGTACCCATTCAGAAGGACTTGGAGCTACGACTGGCCGAGCGTTTTCCGCAGCAGCAAGTAAACGCGCGAAACGCTAAACCGCCGATCACTCTTAATAGTCACGGCAAATACGGTAACAAGGATGGCCGTAAGGACAACGGTAATTTGACGACGCGTAACCAGCAACCCCGACATATCCCTGACAGCGAGACTCAGTGGGGCGAGGCCGAGCGTATGAGCCAGTGGCGTGCCAG AAACGATGAGGATCGTAAGGACAAGAATAGAGAGCGCGATCGAGAGCGCGAGAGGTTGCGAGAGCGTGATAGAGGAGAAAGAGTTCGCGATCGAGATCGCGAAAGAGACAGGTATAGCAAAAGGTCCAGTAGTCGTGATAGAAACAGAAGACAAAAGGATCATAGAAGCCGTAGCAGAGACAGGTCGTATAGAGATCGAAGCAGGGACTGCCATCGTGACAGAGATCGACATCGGGATAG aaGAGGCTCGCCGTACGACTACGCTACAGAATTGGCAcgcgaacgtgagaggcaacgAAGGGAAAAGGAATGA
- the LOC105207670 gene encoding glycosaminoglycan xylosylkinase isoform X1 encodes MMPQMIGRRCALFALSILLILVLSVNLYFIRMIVESSSSHRQYGKNFPEPKARQDLSTSRFNDKDSQLQLRSIARDISEKVKEEIRTLPSKYFKQNTSYTLVLERLLAELTIMPNVREDIWNIPNNNWPDAHQLIPPAAPELGTILEVLRRSRVVRADNAPLGTQLKLMLNLENDVKALFKPQWYSRDTVLQGPVYHGKDRHNAEVVAFHLSSLLALRRVPLAIIRKLDLKREVGNRATPALYATMYQEGNDTCLYGVCHYCSPADPVCGTGDVLEGALIFWLPRYLRLVKHRHPWQRTYKRNKLAAWELDEGYCDKVKDSKAYSPQSSSRLLDLIDTAIFDFLMDNGDRHHYELAQNNFHNPAVLLIDNGKSLGNPDVDHLDILAPLYQCCMIHKTTWDRLRLFSGGSLSIALNKLLAYEAEMSGVSPLITKAHLSAMDRRLLTVYAVIENCLKKNKYVSNVIFDHR; translated from the exons ATGATGCCGCAA ATGATTGGCCGACGTTGCGCTCTATTCGCCTTGAGCATCCTTTTGATCTTGGTCCTCAGTGTAAACCTCTACTTCATCCGAATGATCGTCGAGAGTTCTTCTTCGCATAGGCAATACGGGAAAAATTTTCCAGAACCCAAAGCCAGACAAGATCTCTCCACCTCGCGATTCAACGATAAAGATTCGCAGCTGCAATTGAGGTCAATTGCAAGGGATATAAGCGAGAAAGTCAAAGAGGAGATTCGTACGCTGCCCTCCAAGTATTTTAAACAGAATACCAGCTACACTCTCGTTTTGGAACGATTGCTGGCCGAGTTGACGATAATGCCAAATGTCCGTGAAGATATCTGGAATATTCCCAATAATAAt TGGCCGGATGCACATCAGCTGATTCCGCCGGCAGCACCGGAATTGGGGACCATTTTGGAAGTTTTACGAAGATCTAGAGTGGTCCGTGCGGATAATGCTCCGCTAGGTACACAGCTGAAGCTTATGCTTAATCTCGAGAATGATGTAAAAGCGTTATTTAAACCGCAATGGTACTCCAGAGATACTGTTTTGCAAGGACCAGTGTACCACGGCAAGGATCGCCATAATGCTGAAGTGGTGGCTTTTCATTTATCATCCTTGTTAGCACTGCGAAGAGTACCACTTGCCATCATTCGAAAAc TTGACCTGAAACGAGAGGTTGGCAACCGCGCGACGCCGGCGTTATACGCAACCATGTATCAAGAGGGTAATGATACATGCCTATACGGCGTTTGTCATTATTGTTCTCCAGCCGATCCTGTCTGCGGAACGGGGGACGTATTGGAGGGTGCCCTCATTTTTTGGCTTCCGCGATATTTAAGACTGGTCAAGCATCGTCATCCTTGGCAGCGGacttataaaagaaacaaactTGCTGCGTGGGAACTAGACGAGGGCTACTGTGATAAA gTAAAAGACTCCAAGGCCTATTCACCGCAATCGTCGAGTAGACTCTTGGATTTAATCGATACAGCGATCTTTGACTTCCTTATGGACAATGGTGATCGACATCATTATGAACTCGCACAGAACAATTTCCACAATCCCGCGGTGCTGCTGATCGATAATGGAAAAAGCTTAGGCAATCCTGATGTGGATCACTTGGACATATTGGCACCTCTCTACCAGTGCTGCAT GATTCATAAAACTACGTGGGATAGATTGCGATTATTTAGTGGTGGATCTCTAAGCATCGCGTTAAATAAACTCTTAGCATATGAAGCTGAAATGTCAGGTGTTTCTCCACTTATCACGAAGGCGCACTTGAGTGCCATGGATAGAAGACTGCTTACTGTTTACGCTGTAATAGAAAATTGCTTGAAGAAGAACAAATACGTTTCTAATGTGATCTTCGATCATCGATAG